A genomic region of Anaerolineales bacterium contains the following coding sequences:
- a CDS encoding aminotransferase class I/II-fold pyridoxal phosphate-dependent enzyme, which produces MELQPAHRIASLKPYFFADLAKRIAALRAKGTDVVRLDIGSPDLPPPGFILEAMFESAQRADTHGYTLGMTQKFRKAVSEYYQARFGVEIDPATEAIDLLGSKEGLFILSQAVLNPGDIALVPDPSYAVYAKSTEIAGGQVHLMPLLEENAFLPDLTAIPADVLRRAKILWLNYPNNPTGAIADIAFFEKVIDFAHQHNILVAHDNPYCDVGFNGYRAPSIMQVPGAKEVAVEFNSLSKTYNMAGWRVGMAVGHPQALKFIETYKSQQDSAIFAPLMAAGEMAMLGDQTWLNERNRIYQERRDAVVDGLHRAGLRVAPPQAALYVWAPVPAGENSMEFCAAMLNECGVSTTPGVVFGQHGEGYFRVSLVTDVARLREGAERISDWLQRRR; this is translated from the coding sequence ATGGAACTTCAACCCGCACATCGCATTGCATCACTTAAACCGTACTTCTTTGCAGACCTTGCCAAGCGTATTGCTGCCCTGCGTGCCAAGGGCACCGACGTGGTGCGCTTGGATATTGGTAGCCCGGATCTGCCGCCGCCGGGCTTCATCCTCGAAGCCATGTTCGAGTCCGCCCAGCGCGCCGACACCCACGGTTACACCCTGGGCATGACGCAGAAGTTCCGCAAGGCGGTATCCGAGTATTACCAGGCGCGCTTCGGCGTGGAGATTGACCCGGCCACTGAGGCCATCGATCTGCTCGGCTCCAAAGAGGGCTTGTTCATCCTCAGCCAGGCCGTGCTCAACCCGGGCGATATTGCCCTGGTGCCAGACCCCAGCTATGCCGTGTACGCCAAGAGCACCGAGATCGCTGGCGGCCAGGTGCACCTCATGCCGCTGCTGGAGGAGAACGCCTTCCTGCCGGACCTCACCGCCATCCCTGCGGATGTGCTGCGCCGCGCCAAGATTCTGTGGCTCAACTATCCCAACAATCCCACCGGCGCCATTGCCGATATTGCCTTCTTCGAGAAGGTGATCGACTTTGCCCACCAGCACAATATTCTGGTGGCGCATGACAATCCATATTGCGATGTAGGCTTCAACGGTTACCGCGCCCCCAGCATCATGCAGGTGCCAGGCGCCAAAGAAGTGGCGGTGGAGTTCAACTCACTCTCCAAGACTTACAACATGGCTGGCTGGCGCGTGGGTATGGCCGTTGGTCACCCGCAGGCGCTCAAATTCATTGAGACTTACAAGAGCCAGCAAGACTCGGCGATTTTTGCGCCGTTGATGGCGGCTGGCGAGATGGCCATGCTGGGTGACCAGACTTGGCTCAACGAACGCAATCGCATTTACCAAGAGCGCCGTGATGCCGTAGTAGACGGCCTGCACCGCGCCGGTTTGCGCGTCGCTCCGCCGCAAGCGGCTCTCTACGTCTGGGCCCCCGTGCCCGCCGGCGAGAACAGTATGGAGTTCTGTGCGGCGATGCTCAACGAATGTGGCGTGAGCACCACCCCGGGCGTGGTCTTTGGCCAGCACGGCGAAGGCTACTTCCGTGTCTCGCTGGTCACCGATGTGGCTCGCTTGCGCGAGGGCGCCGAGCGCATTTCTGACTGGTTGCAAAGAAGGCGCTAA
- a CDS encoding M28 family peptidase has translation MANSKLPKPATPRRPDPRAVLFFLFIIVFGVALTLYSTRALKATANFNGQSAFAHAEAQMAYGPRTPGSQAHEQTRSYIADTLERYGWTPEQPDGELLGQPVHNILATWPGSEDAPWIILGAHYDSRFFADHDPEPANHSQPVQGANDGASGVAVLLELARVLPLNNPDATVTLAFFDAEDNGSIEGWDWIMGSRLMADSLAELPDAVIILDMIGDADLQIYLERNSDPRLAAEIWAQAAELGYADIFINDPKHTMLDDHTPFLAREIPAVDIIDFDYPYWHTVQDTLDKISPRSLGVVGEVVLAWVLAQ, from the coding sequence ATGGCCAACTCCAAACTGCCTAAACCCGCTACGCCGCGCCGGCCCGACCCGCGCGCCGTGTTGTTCTTTTTGTTCATCATCGTCTTTGGCGTAGCGCTGACCCTGTACAGCACGCGTGCCCTGAAGGCCACCGCCAATTTCAACGGGCAGAGCGCCTTTGCCCACGCCGAGGCGCAGATGGCCTATGGCCCGCGCACCCCGGGCAGCCAAGCGCATGAGCAAACACGCTCCTATATTGCCGATACGCTGGAGCGCTACGGTTGGACGCCGGAGCAGCCTGATGGCGAGCTACTCGGCCAGCCGGTACATAACATCCTGGCCACCTGGCCGGGCAGCGAAGATGCGCCGTGGATCATTCTCGGCGCGCATTATGACAGCCGCTTCTTTGCAGACCATGACCCTGAACCTGCCAACCACAGCCAGCCGGTGCAGGGCGCCAACGACGGCGCCTCTGGCGTAGCCGTACTGCTGGAGCTGGCGCGCGTGCTGCCGCTGAATAACCCGGATGCCACGGTGACGCTGGCCTTCTTCGATGCCGAGGACAACGGCAGCATCGAGGGTTGGGATTGGATCATGGGCAGCCGCCTGATGGCCGACTCGCTGGCCGAACTGCCCGACGCAGTCATCATCCTCGACATGATCGGCGATGCCGATTTGCAAATCTACCTGGAGCGCAATTCGGATCCGCGCCTGGCCGCCGAGATCTGGGCGCAGGCCGCCGAGCTGGGCTACGCCGACATCTTCATCAACGATCCCAAGCACACCATGCTGGATGACCACACGCCGTTTCTGGCGCGTGAAATTCCCGCGGTAGATATCATCGACTTCGACTATCCCTACTGGCACACCGTGCAAGACACGCTGGACAAGATCTCGCCGCGCAGCCTGGGGGTAGTGGGTGAGGTGGTGCTGGCCTGGGTGCTGGCGCAGTAA
- a CDS encoding FAD-binding protein, producing the protein MAPELLKNFAAEVHKRTVSELRLDATNRRLYSTDASIYQIEPLGVALPRHEEDLEAIVELAAQYNVPILPRGSGTSLAGQTIGPAIILDFTRYLNQVLEIDPQQRTAWVQPGMVLNAFNKVANSHGLMFGPDPASSDRATLGGMAGNNSTGAHSISYGMTSDNLIAADVLLADGSQARLEQMALQEAFNRAEGDTVEGSLYRQALSIREQHGERIRQSWPRTWRRASGYSLNYLLPWSPSQPPMWSRAGAGDVYPPIADGHINLAPAIVGSEGTLVVLKRMLVRLVPKPKRTVLGVLSYPSIAEACDAAPGLLKLEPSAIELIPRAMINLARSVPAYADRLGFVKGDPAAILIIEFAGDSEDELLKRLDTLGVDAVRAISQTEQDNVWGVRKVGLGLLMSRPGDAKPLPFIEDVAVPVENLGQFVRAFMRILEGYGTGGDFYAHASAGCLHVRPLINLKTLRGIEQMRGITQDVMAAAKQYNGSMSGEHGDGLSHGEWLEETFGPEINNAFRDLKRAADPSSRLNPGKILEPQPMHLNLRYGTEYTSDPWLPILDFSSQGGLGGAIEMCNGAGVCRKDGGVMCPSFQATREEEHSTRGRGNLLRAMISTGMPGQGAPAANAQKAVHAALDLCLECKGCKAECPSGVDMAKIKYDFLNDYYKTHRRPLRDYLFGYIGVLGKLGRAVAPVSNLMLQSGIGKMLGEKLFGLSAKRGLPKFASSIKLPSVSVAEADVLFLRDPFIELFYPQVTADALRVLAAAGVKAAVLPFEGAGRTLISKGLLPQAKDYAAKVVRLIEAWDPERRLPVIGIEPSEIYTFKDEYLDLLPGAEGVSALAKRCYMLDEFLLRRGVDGLRAALSTPAQPSVLMHGHCYQKAQAPADDGVPSGQQASAALLRELGYEVELINSGCCGMAGSFGYEAEHYDLSMQIGEIAVFPAVRNAPAGQHVVAVGASCRSQIASGTQREALHPVSLLAAQLKN; encoded by the coding sequence ATGGCCCCAGAACTGTTGAAGAATTTCGCCGCTGAGGTGCACAAACGCACGGTCAGTGAATTGCGGCTGGATGCTACCAATCGCCGCCTGTACAGTACGGATGCCTCGATATACCAGATCGAACCCCTTGGCGTAGCTCTGCCGCGTCATGAAGAAGACCTCGAAGCCATCGTGGAGCTGGCGGCACAATACAACGTGCCCATCCTGCCGCGCGGCTCTGGCACCAGCCTGGCGGGCCAGACCATCGGCCCGGCCATCATTCTGGATTTCACGCGTTACCTCAACCAGGTGCTGGAGATTGACCCCCAACAGCGCACCGCCTGGGTGCAACCCGGCATGGTGCTAAATGCATTCAACAAGGTGGCCAATAGCCACGGCCTGATGTTCGGGCCAGACCCGGCTTCCTCAGACCGGGCCACCTTGGGGGGCATGGCCGGCAACAACTCCACCGGCGCGCATTCCATCAGTTACGGCATGACCTCAGACAATCTCATCGCTGCGGATGTGCTGCTGGCGGATGGTTCACAGGCGCGCCTGGAGCAGATGGCGCTGCAAGAAGCCTTTAACCGCGCTGAGGGCGATACGGTCGAGGGCAGCTTGTACCGCCAGGCGCTCAGTATTCGTGAACAACACGGTGAGCGCATCCGCCAGAGCTGGCCGCGCACCTGGCGGCGTGCCTCCGGCTACAGCCTGAACTATTTGCTGCCCTGGTCGCCCAGCCAACCACCCATGTGGTCGCGGGCTGGGGCGGGGGACGTGTATCCACCGATTGCTGACGGGCACATCAACCTGGCGCCCGCAATCGTTGGCTCTGAAGGAACGCTGGTGGTGCTCAAGCGTATGCTGGTGCGCCTGGTGCCTAAGCCCAAGCGCACCGTGCTAGGCGTGCTGTCATACCCCAGCATCGCTGAGGCCTGTGATGCCGCTCCCGGCCTTCTCAAGCTGGAGCCCTCGGCCATCGAACTTATTCCGCGTGCCATGATCAATCTGGCGCGCAGCGTGCCGGCCTATGCCGATCGTCTAGGCTTTGTCAAAGGCGACCCGGCGGCCATCCTCATCATTGAGTTTGCTGGCGACAGCGAAGATGAGCTGCTCAAGCGACTCGATACTCTTGGCGTGGATGCTGTGCGCGCCATCTCGCAAACGGAGCAAGACAACGTGTGGGGCGTGCGCAAGGTGGGCCTTGGCCTGCTGATGTCGCGCCCCGGCGATGCCAAGCCGCTACCCTTTATTGAAGATGTGGCCGTGCCGGTGGAGAACCTCGGCCAGTTTGTGCGCGCCTTCATGCGCATTCTGGAGGGGTACGGCACCGGCGGCGATTTTTACGCTCACGCTTCGGCGGGCTGCTTGCACGTGCGCCCACTGATCAATCTCAAGACCTTGCGTGGCATTGAGCAGATGCGCGGCATCACGCAAGATGTGATGGCCGCTGCTAAGCAATACAACGGCTCGATGAGCGGCGAGCACGGCGATGGCCTCTCGCACGGCGAGTGGCTGGAAGAAACCTTTGGGCCGGAGATCAATAATGCTTTCCGTGACCTCAAGCGCGCCGCGGACCCCAGCTCGCGCCTCAACCCGGGCAAAATTCTCGAGCCGCAGCCGATGCATCTCAACTTGCGCTACGGCACAGAGTACACATCAGACCCGTGGCTGCCCATACTCGATTTTTCGAGCCAAGGTGGGCTGGGCGGCGCCATCGAGATGTGCAACGGCGCGGGCGTGTGCCGCAAAGACGGCGGCGTAATGTGCCCATCGTTCCAAGCCACGCGTGAAGAAGAACACAGCACACGCGGCCGCGGCAACCTGCTACGCGCCATGATCTCGACGGGCATGCCGGGGCAGGGCGCACCCGCTGCCAACGCGCAGAAGGCGGTGCACGCTGCGCTGGACCTGTGCTTGGAGTGCAAGGGCTGCAAAGCCGAATGCCCCTCCGGCGTGGATATGGCCAAGATCAAGTACGACTTCCTGAACGATTATTACAAGACGCACCGCCGCCCGCTGCGTGACTACTTGTTCGGCTACATTGGCGTGCTCGGCAAGCTCGGCCGTGCTGTAGCACCTGTTAGCAACCTGATGTTGCAAAGCGGCATCGGCAAAATGCTGGGGGAGAAGCTCTTTGGCCTCTCGGCCAAGCGCGGGCTGCCCAAGTTTGCCAGCAGCATCAAGCTGCCTTCGGTCTCCGTGGCTGAAGCGGATGTACTCTTCCTGCGTGATCCCTTCATCGAGCTGTTTTACCCCCAGGTCACAGCCGACGCGTTGCGCGTGCTGGCTGCCGCGGGCGTCAAGGCCGCCGTGCTGCCGTTTGAAGGCGCCGGCCGCACGCTGATCTCCAAGGGTCTGCTACCGCAGGCGAAAGACTATGCCGCCAAGGTTGTGCGCTTGATCGAAGCGTGGGACCCTGAGCGCAGGCTGCCTGTCATCGGCATCGAGCCGTCTGAAATCTACACGTTCAAGGACGAGTATCTTGACCTGCTGCCAGGCGCCGAAGGCGTGAGCGCACTGGCCAAGCGCTGCTACATGCTGGATGAGTTCCTGCTGCGCCGCGGAGTAGATGGCTTGCGCGCCGCATTATCCACGCCAGCACAACCATCTGTATTGATGCACGGCCACTGTTACCAGAAGGCGCAGGCGCCCGCCGATGATGGCGTGCCCTCAGGCCAGCAGGCCAGCGCCGCGCTGCTGCGCGAGTTGGGCTACGAGGTCGAGCTGATCAATTCTGGCTGCTGCGGCATGGCCGGCTCCTTTGGCTACGAAGCCGAGCATTACGATCTCTCCATGCAAATTGGCGAGATTGCCGTGTTCCCCGCGGTGCGCAACGCGCCGGCTGGGCAGCATGTCGTGGCAGTGGGCGCCTCGTGCCGCTCGCAAATTGCCAGCGGCACCCAGCGCGAAGCGCTGCATCCAGTTTCGCTGCTCGCCGCCCAACTCAAAAACTAG
- the trmFO gene encoding methylenetetrahydrofolate--tRNA-(uracil(54)-C(5))-methyltransferase (FADH(2)-oxidizing) TrmFO — translation MTPKPDLIVVGGGLAGSEAAWQAAQAGLRVALYEMRPSVPTGAHVSLHLAELVCSNSLGSDLPDRAGGLLKNELRRMGSLLIEVAQETALPAGGALAVDRDGFAAAVTQRIQAHPNITLLREEMPQVPDGLTIIASGPLTSSSLSQSIAKLSGEQHLFFFDAISPIISLESIDMSIAFRASRYDRGEEEQGDYINCPMTREEYDAFLAALLAAERIELREFESQLQTDDGAGVRTGAHEFFEGCLPVEIIAERGERALAFGPMRPVGLRDPRTGKRPHAVLQLRQDNLAGTLYNMVGFQTNLKFPDQKRVFRMIPGLQNAVFERYGQMHRNTFVSSPRLLDPTLQFRTREDLFFAGQITGVEGYVGNIATGLLAGLNAARLHAGQPLLQLPPTTMLGALCHYVTHADEADFQPMKANYGIMPALEITGRMGRRDRAKAYSARALQDLDEYLHGQLQTA, via the coding sequence ATGACCCCCAAACCTGATCTCATCGTCGTTGGCGGCGGGCTGGCCGGTAGCGAAGCCGCCTGGCAGGCTGCCCAAGCGGGCTTGCGCGTAGCCTTGTATGAAATGCGCCCCTCGGTACCTACGGGGGCGCACGTCAGCCTGCACCTGGCGGAGCTGGTGTGCTCCAACTCGCTCGGCTCTGACCTGCCAGACCGCGCCGGTGGCCTGCTCAAGAATGAGCTGCGCCGCATGGGCAGCCTGCTGATCGAGGTGGCGCAGGAGACGGCGCTGCCGGCGGGTGGGGCGCTGGCGGTGGACCGTGACGGCTTTGCCGCGGCGGTGACCCAGCGCATCCAGGCGCACCCCAACATCACCCTGCTGCGCGAGGAAATGCCGCAGGTGCCGGATGGGCTCACCATCATCGCCTCCGGCCCGCTCACATCTTCTAGCTTGTCGCAATCCATCGCCAAATTAAGCGGCGAGCAGCACTTGTTTTTCTTCGATGCCATCTCGCCCATCATCAGCCTAGAGTCGATTGACATGAGCATTGCCTTCCGCGCCTCGCGCTATGACCGTGGAGAGGAAGAGCAAGGTGATTACATCAACTGTCCGATGACGCGCGAGGAGTACGATGCCTTCCTGGCGGCGCTGTTGGCCGCCGAGCGCATTGAGCTGCGTGAGTTTGAGAGCCAATTGCAGACGGATGACGGCGCAGGTGTGCGCACCGGCGCGCACGAATTCTTCGAAGGCTGTTTGCCGGTCGAGATCATCGCCGAGCGCGGCGAGCGTGCCCTGGCCTTCGGCCCGATGCGCCCGGTGGGCCTGCGTGACCCGCGTACCGGAAAACGGCCGCATGCGGTGCTGCAGCTACGCCAGGATAACTTGGCCGGCACGCTCTACAACATGGTCGGCTTCCAGACCAATCTCAAATTCCCTGACCAGAAGCGCGTCTTCCGCATGATCCCGGGCTTACAAAATGCCGTGTTTGAACGCTACGGCCAGATGCACCGCAATACGTTTGTTTCATCACCGCGTCTGCTCGACCCTACGCTGCAATTCCGCACGCGTGAGGATTTGTTCTTCGCCGGGCAGATCACCGGGGTAGAGGGGTATGTCGGCAACATTGCCACTGGCTTGCTGGCTGGACTCAATGCTGCACGCTTGCACGCTGGGCAGCCGTTGCTGCAGTTGCCGCCCACCACGATGCTGGGCGCGTTGTGCCACTATGTGACGCATGCAGACGAAGCAGACTTCCAGCCGATGAAGGCCAACTACGGCATTATGCCTGCGCTAGAAATTACCGGCCGCATGGGCCGCCGTGACCGCGCCAAGGCCTATTCGGCGCGCGCGCTACAAGACCTCGACGAGTATTTGCATGGCCAACTCCAAACTGCCTAA
- the hflX gene encoding GTPase HflX: MAKGKLHNTERVPERAILVGVQLASEPGLLPLEDSLDELALLADTAGLEVATQTYQRINAPNPKTLIGKGKVQEIKALADELDAQVVLFDDELQPRHQRELEEEFGAKRRVIDRTALILDIFAQHASTHEGALQVELAQYEYRMPRLTRAWTHLARQSGGGGGRSGVGGVGLRGPGETQLESDRREISKRISRLRDDLEKVRAHRGRYRAQRKRSRIPIIALVGYTNAGKSTLLNALTQADVYVADKLFATLDPTTRKVRLPGGREALFTDTVGFIQKLPHTLVKAFQATLEEVKEADLLLHVLDVTHPNVHEHAEAVMQTLDEIDARHVPMLTVLNKIDRLEDPAWAQEALAEFEGAVAVSALTGQGLEELLAAVSNKLYETLTPVEVTLPYDQGALIALFHEQGQVDLVEHTRSGVKLCGRLPGRLLARYNEYTKGNRKAAASASKVE; the protein is encoded by the coding sequence ATGGCTAAAGGCAAACTGCACAACACCGAGCGCGTACCTGAACGCGCTATTTTGGTGGGCGTGCAGCTGGCCTCTGAGCCTGGGCTGCTCCCACTTGAAGACTCGCTGGATGAGTTGGCCCTGCTGGCAGATACTGCCGGGCTGGAAGTAGCCACGCAGACCTATCAACGCATCAACGCGCCTAATCCCAAAACTCTGATCGGCAAAGGCAAGGTGCAGGAGATCAAGGCCCTGGCCGATGAGCTGGATGCCCAGGTCGTGCTGTTTGACGATGAGTTGCAGCCACGCCACCAGCGCGAGCTGGAAGAAGAGTTTGGCGCTAAGCGCCGCGTCATTGACCGCACCGCCCTCATTCTGGATATCTTTGCCCAGCACGCCAGCACGCACGAAGGTGCGCTGCAAGTGGAGCTGGCGCAGTACGAGTACCGCATGCCGCGCCTGACGCGCGCCTGGACGCACCTGGCGCGCCAATCCGGCGGTGGCGGTGGGCGCTCTGGGGTGGGTGGCGTGGGTCTGCGTGGCCCGGGTGAAACCCAACTGGAATCTGACCGCCGTGAGATCAGCAAGCGTATCTCACGCTTGCGCGACGATTTGGAAAAAGTGCGTGCCCACCGCGGCCGCTACCGTGCCCAACGTAAACGCTCGCGTATTCCTATCATTGCGCTGGTGGGCTACACCAACGCGGGCAAGTCCACCTTGCTCAATGCGCTCACCCAGGCGGATGTGTACGTGGCGGATAAGCTCTTCGCCACGCTTGACCCCACCACGCGCAAAGTGCGTCTGCCCGGTGGCCGCGAGGCGCTCTTTACCGACACGGTAGGCTTCATCCAAAAGCTGCCGCATACGCTGGTGAAGGCTTTTCAAGCTACGCTCGAGGAAGTAAAAGAGGCGGATCTACTCTTGCATGTCTTGGATGTAACCCATCCCAATGTGCATGAGCATGCCGAAGCTGTGATGCAAACACTGGACGAGATTGACGCCCGCCATGTGCCTATGCTGACGGTGCTGAACAAGATTGACCGTTTAGAGGACCCGGCCTGGGCGCAAGAAGCGCTGGCCGAGTTTGAGGGCGCGGTGGCTGTGTCTGCGCTCACCGGCCAAGGTTTAGAAGAGTTGCTGGCTGCGGTGAGCAATAAGCTGTACGAGACGCTGACGCCAGTTGAGGTGACGTTGCCCTATGATCAAGGCGCGCTGATTGCCTTGTTCCACGAACAAGGTCAGGTAGATTTAGTAGAGCACACGCGCAGCGGCGTCAAGCTATGTGGCCGCTTGCCCGGCCGTTTGCTGGCGCGCTACAACGAATACACGAAGGGCAACCGCAAGGCTGCCGCATCTGCATCAAAGGTGGAGTAA
- the pgl gene encoding 6-phosphogluconolactonase — protein sequence METLIFANASELATGAAGFVAARAQEAIATRGRFDVALSGGSTPLSAYAQLAAPPLRDSVDWQQVHIFWSDERCVPPDDAQSNYAAAKAALLDHVAIPQANIHRMRGELPPAQAAEDYRQQLAEHFHTPAFPIFDLILLGLGTDGHTASLFPGSAALRTGEVPVTENYVSSLESWRLTFTLPLINSARKVAFLVSGAGKAAMVSEVLTPGGRPLPAKAVNPHSGGLTWLLDTDAAASLPS from the coding sequence ATGGAAACCTTGATCTTTGCCAATGCCAGCGAGCTGGCTACAGGCGCGGCTGGCTTTGTCGCCGCCCGCGCCCAAGAAGCCATCGCCACTCGTGGCCGCTTCGATGTAGCCCTCTCCGGCGGCAGCACGCCGCTGAGCGCCTATGCACAACTCGCCGCGCCGCCGCTGCGTGACAGCGTAGACTGGCAGCAGGTGCACATCTTTTGGAGCGATGAGCGCTGCGTACCGCCCGATGACGCGCAGAGCAACTACGCCGCCGCCAAAGCGGCCCTGCTCGACCATGTGGCCATTCCACAGGCCAACATCCACCGCATGCGCGGCGAGCTGCCGCCAGCCCAGGCTGCCGAAGACTATCGCCAGCAGCTTGCAGAACACTTCCACACGCCCGCGTTTCCTATATTTGATCTGATTCTGCTTGGCTTGGGTACTGACGGGCACACCGCCTCGCTCTTCCCTGGCAGTGCGGCACTACGCACCGGCGAAGTGCCAGTGACCGAAAATTACGTTAGCAGCCTGGAAAGCTGGCGGCTGACCTTTACCTTACCGCTGATCAATTCGGCGCGCAAGGTAGCCTTCTTAGTCTCCGGCGCGGGCAAAGCCGCCATGGTGAGCGAAGTGCTCACCCCCGGGGGGCGCCCCCTGCCCGCAAAAGCAGTCAACCCGCACTCAGGCGGGTTGACTTGGTTACTGGATACAGATGCAGCGGCGAGTTTGCCTAGCTAG
- a CDS encoding cupin domain-containing protein, which translates to MIEAGFVAENPQAGVRAVVRKTQKETQGNGFQIEYFYRAHSGQDLPAHLHMWWEEKFEILSGSCTYQLDSKQYVAKAGDTVILPAKKAHIHPWNTGDEELHMIQTDTFEHASPEAVIDTLNTIATQYGLARDGKVDAKGNPSPLQLAVSMQSLLKHGGYLAGPPPVAQKVLFGLLGGIGYALGYRSSYPEYLNSVSG; encoded by the coding sequence ATGATTGAAGCAGGGTTTGTAGCTGAGAACCCGCAGGCTGGTGTTCGGGCTGTGGTTCGTAAGACACAAAAAGAAACCCAAGGGAATGGCTTTCAGATTGAGTATTTTTATCGAGCTCACTCCGGGCAAGACTTGCCTGCCCATTTACATATGTGGTGGGAAGAAAAATTCGAAATTCTTTCGGGATCCTGTACGTATCAACTTGACAGTAAGCAATATGTAGCCAAGGCCGGTGATACGGTGATCTTGCCTGCCAAGAAAGCCCACATTCACCCGTGGAACACTGGTGACGAAGAGCTGCACATGATCCAAACCGATACATTTGAGCACGCCAGCCCTGAAGCGGTGATTGACACGCTCAACACGATTGCTACTCAGTATGGGCTGGCGCGGGATGGCAAGGTGGATGCCAAGGGCAACCCCAGTCCATTGCAATTGGCCGTGTCGATGCAGAGCTTGCTCAAGCACGGCGGCTACCTGGCGGGGCCACCACCAGTGGCGCAGAAAGTACTGTTCGGTTTGCTGGGCGGAATTGGCTACGCTTTAGGCTACCGCTCAAGTTATCCAGAATATCTTAATTCTGTTAGTGGCTAG